From the Canis aureus isolate CA01 chromosome 33, VMU_Caureus_v.1.0, whole genome shotgun sequence genome, one window contains:
- the G3BP2 gene encoding ras GTPase-activating protein-binding protein 2 isoform X1 yields the protein MVMEKPSPLLVGREFVRQYYTLLNKAPEYLHRFYGRNSSYVHGGVDASGKPQEAVYGQNDIHHKVLSLNFSECHTKIRHVDAHATLSDGVVVQVMGLLSNSGQPERKFMQTFVLAPEGSVPNKFYVHNDMFRYEDEVFGDSEPELDEESEDEVEEEQEERQPSPEPVQENADSGYYEAHPVANGIEEPLEESSHEPEPEPDSETKTEELKPQVEEKNLEELEEKSTSPPPAEPVSLPQEPPKAFSWASVTSKNLPPSGTVSSSGIPPHVKAPVSQPRVEAKPEVQSQPPRVREQRPRERPGFPPRGPRPGRGDLEQNESDNRRIIRYPDSHQLFVGNLPHDIDENELKEFFMSFGNVVELRINTKGVGGKLPNFGFVVFDDSEPVQRILIAKPIMFRGEVRLNVEEKKTRAARERETRGGGDDRRDIRRNDRGPGGPRGIVGGGMMRDRDGRGPPPRGGMAQKLGSGRGTGQMEGRFTGQRR from the exons ATGGTTATGGAGAAGCCCAGTCCGCTGCTTGTAGGGCGGGAGTTTGTGAGGCAATATTATACTTTGCTGAATAAAGCTCCAGAATATTTACACAG GTTTTATGGCAGGAATTCTTCCTATGTTCATGGTGGAGTAGATGCTAGTGGAAAGCCCCAGGAGGCTGTTTATGGCCAAAAT gatATACACCACAAAGTATTATCTCTGAACTTCAGTGAATGTCATACTAAAATTCGTCATGTGGATGCTCATGCAACCTTGAGTGATGGAGTAGTTGTCCAGGTCATGGGTTTGCTATCTAATAGTGGACAGCCAGAGAGGAAGTTTATGCAAACCTTTGTTCTGGCTCCTGAA GGATCTGTTCCAAATAAGTTTTATGTTCATAATGATATGTTTCGTTATGAAGATGAAGTGTTTGGTGATTCTGAACCAGAACTTGATGAAG AATCAGAAGATGAGGTAGAAGAGGAACAAGAAGAAAGGCAACCATCTCCAGAACCTGTGCAAGAAAATGCTGATAGTGGTTACTATGAAGCTCACCCCGTGGC taatggCATAGAGGAGCCTTTGGAAGAATCCTCTCATGAACCTGAACCTGAGCCAGACTCTGAAACAAAGACTGAAGAACTAAAGCCACAAGTAGAGGAGAAGAACTTAGAAGAGTTAGAGGAGAAGtctacttctcctcctcctgcagaACCTGTTTCTCTGCCACAGGAACCACCAAAG GCTTTCTCCTGGGCTTCAGTGACCAGTAAAAACCTGCCTCCTAGTGGTactgtttcttcctctggaaTTCCACCCCATGTTAAAGCACCAGTCTCACAG CCAAGAGTTGAAGCTAAACCAGAAGTTCAGTCTCAGCCACCTCGTGTGCGTGAACAACGACCTAGAGAACGACCTGGTTTCCCTCCTAGAGGACCAAGACCAG GCAGAGGAGATCTTGAACAGAATGAATCTGACAACCGTAGGATAATTCGCTATCCAGACAGTCATCAACTTTTTGTTGGTAACTTGCCACATGATATTGATGAAAATGAACTGAAAGAGTTCTTCATGA GTTTTGGAAACGTTGTGGAACTTCGCATCAATACCAAGGGTGTTGggggaaaacttccaaactttgGTTTTGTGGTTTTTGATGACTCTGAACCAGTTCAGAGAATCTTAATTGCAAAA cCAATTATGTTTCGAGGGGAAGTACGCTTAaatgtggaagagaaaaaaacaagagctgCAAGAGAGCGAGAAACcagaggtggtggtgatgatCGCAGGGATATTAGGCGCAATGATCGAGGTCCTGGTGGTCCACGTGGCATAGTAGGTGGTGGAATGATGCGCGACCGGGATGGAAGAGGACCTCCTCCGAGAGGTGGCATGGCACAGAAACTTGGCTCTGGTAGAGGAACCGGGCAAATGGAAGGCCGCTTCACAGGACAGCGTCGTTGA
- the G3BP2 gene encoding ras GTPase-activating protein-binding protein 2 isoform X2: MVMEKPSPLLVGREFVRQYYTLLNKAPEYLHRFYGRNSSYVHGGVDASGKPQEAVYGQNDIHHKVLSLNFSECHTKIRHVDAHATLSDGVVVQVMGLLSNSGQPERKFMQTFVLAPEGSVPNKFYVHNDMFRYEDEVFGDSEPELDEESEDEVEEEQEERQPSPEPVQENADSGYYEAHPVANGIEEPLEESSHEPEPEPDSETKTEELKPQVEEKNLEELEEKSTSPPPAEPVSLPQEPPKPRVEAKPEVQSQPPRVREQRPRERPGFPPRGPRPGRGDLEQNESDNRRIIRYPDSHQLFVGNLPHDIDENELKEFFMSFGNVVELRINTKGVGGKLPNFGFVVFDDSEPVQRILIAKPIMFRGEVRLNVEEKKTRAARERETRGGGDDRRDIRRNDRGPGGPRGIVGGGMMRDRDGRGPPPRGGMAQKLGSGRGTGQMEGRFTGQRR; encoded by the exons ATGGTTATGGAGAAGCCCAGTCCGCTGCTTGTAGGGCGGGAGTTTGTGAGGCAATATTATACTTTGCTGAATAAAGCTCCAGAATATTTACACAG GTTTTATGGCAGGAATTCTTCCTATGTTCATGGTGGAGTAGATGCTAGTGGAAAGCCCCAGGAGGCTGTTTATGGCCAAAAT gatATACACCACAAAGTATTATCTCTGAACTTCAGTGAATGTCATACTAAAATTCGTCATGTGGATGCTCATGCAACCTTGAGTGATGGAGTAGTTGTCCAGGTCATGGGTTTGCTATCTAATAGTGGACAGCCAGAGAGGAAGTTTATGCAAACCTTTGTTCTGGCTCCTGAA GGATCTGTTCCAAATAAGTTTTATGTTCATAATGATATGTTTCGTTATGAAGATGAAGTGTTTGGTGATTCTGAACCAGAACTTGATGAAG AATCAGAAGATGAGGTAGAAGAGGAACAAGAAGAAAGGCAACCATCTCCAGAACCTGTGCAAGAAAATGCTGATAGTGGTTACTATGAAGCTCACCCCGTGGC taatggCATAGAGGAGCCTTTGGAAGAATCCTCTCATGAACCTGAACCTGAGCCAGACTCTGAAACAAAGACTGAAGAACTAAAGCCACAAGTAGAGGAGAAGAACTTAGAAGAGTTAGAGGAGAAGtctacttctcctcctcctgcagaACCTGTTTCTCTGCCACAGGAACCACCAAAG CCAAGAGTTGAAGCTAAACCAGAAGTTCAGTCTCAGCCACCTCGTGTGCGTGAACAACGACCTAGAGAACGACCTGGTTTCCCTCCTAGAGGACCAAGACCAG GCAGAGGAGATCTTGAACAGAATGAATCTGACAACCGTAGGATAATTCGCTATCCAGACAGTCATCAACTTTTTGTTGGTAACTTGCCACATGATATTGATGAAAATGAACTGAAAGAGTTCTTCATGA GTTTTGGAAACGTTGTGGAACTTCGCATCAATACCAAGGGTGTTGggggaaaacttccaaactttgGTTTTGTGGTTTTTGATGACTCTGAACCAGTTCAGAGAATCTTAATTGCAAAA cCAATTATGTTTCGAGGGGAAGTACGCTTAaatgtggaagagaaaaaaacaagagctgCAAGAGAGCGAGAAACcagaggtggtggtgatgatCGCAGGGATATTAGGCGCAATGATCGAGGTCCTGGTGGTCCACGTGGCATAGTAGGTGGTGGAATGATGCGCGACCGGGATGGAAGAGGACCTCCTCCGAGAGGTGGCATGGCACAGAAACTTGGCTCTGGTAGAGGAACCGGGCAAATGGAAGGCCGCTTCACAGGACAGCGTCGTTGA